ATGAATTGGATCATTACAAACGCAGTACCCCTAAAACCATTCATCGTTTTGTGGCCACCCTACGTGCACAGGGGATTCATGCCGTTGTGCGTGCAGAACACGGCACAGATATTGACGCCGCTTGCGGACAATTGCGCAGCAAACAACTTAAGCTAGGTACTTAATTCACACAATCTACTTTTGGCATAAATGGTTGAAAAATGGTAACTTGGCTAAGCACTTGCTTAGCAAGAAATATTTAAACCAATCGGTCCAATGTTTACAAATAAAAAACGATATAATGAATAAAATAGTTGTTACAAAAGAAGAAATTTTAGCCTATCACGCGCAATTCCCTGCTGGGAAAATAGGTACCTGTGTCACCAAACCATTCCATACTCCTCGTGACATCATTACGGGTTATACGCCTGGTGTGGGCACTATTTGTGAAACCATTGCTGCATCTAGCGAACAAGTATATCAATATACCAACAAAGGGAACTTGGTAGGTGTGGTATCGAATGGGACAGCTGTATTAGGGTATGGTGCTATTGGTCCTTTAGCTGCCAAACCGGTTATGGAAGCCAAAGCAATGATCTTAAAAAGGTTTGCTGGAGTGGATGCATTTGACATTGAAATTGACGCTACGACTCCTGAAGCAGTGATACAAGTCATTAAAGCCTTGGCACCTACTTTTGGCGCACTTAACCTAGAGGATATTAAAGCACCGGAGTGTTTCCAGATTGAAGAAACATTAATGGCCCAGTTGGATATACCAGTTATGCACGATGACCAACATGCTACTGCTATTGTGGCAGCAGCTGCTTTATTAAATGCCTTGTTAATTGTCAATAAGGATATTGCACAGGTACAGATTGTTTTTAGTGGCGCTGGCGCAGGTGCAATCGCTACTGCAAAGCTTTTAATGGCCTTAGGAGCCAACCCAGCGCATATCATTATGTGCGACCGCAAGGGGGTAATCCGTAAGGATAGAGATGATCTTGACCCTATTAAAGCACCTTTTGCGACCGACCGCGCCGTACATACCTTGCATGATGCAGTGGTTGGGTCAGATGTCTTTATAGGCCTCTCTTCCGGTAATCTATTAATGAGTCAAAGCATAGAACGCATGACCAAGGATCCTATCATTTTTGGCTTAGCCAACCCATTGCCAGAAATTTCTTATCGGGATGTTATGGCTACTAGACCAGATGTGATCTTTGCCACGGGACGTAGCGATTACCCAAACCAAGTAAATAATTTACTTGCTTTCCCTTACGTTTTTAGAGGCGCCTTGGATGTACGTGCTTCTGCCATTAATGGCGCCATGCAACAAGCTGCTGTACAAGCTATTCAACAATTGGCACAAGAAGAAGTACCGGTTTGTGTACGCAAATACTATGGTGGAACCATCCATTTTGGTAAAGAATATCTACTCCCTAAACCGATGGATGCCCGTTTGCTTCCTACCGTCTCTATAGCCGTTGCGCAAGCTGCTATGGATTCTGGTGTGGCTAAAAAGCCTATTCATGATTGGGATGCTTATAAAATGCAGTTATTAGAACGGGTAGGGCATCAAAACTAATCATAGATGGCCACTACCTAGCTGAATGGATTGATTACACACTTATGAAAATATCCTTAAATTGGCTCAAGTCCTATATTGATTGCACAGGCTCTGATTTGGCCGCTCTTTTAACCCAGAGGGGATTAGAGGTAGCTAATAGCTACTCTACTATCCCAGGGGGATTAGAAGGGCTTGTTATAGGGGAGGTAGTATCCTGCCTCCCCCACCCCAATGCAGATAGGTTAAAACAAACCTTAGTGGATATTGGCTTGGATAGACCATACACTATTGTTTGTGGTGCGCCTAATGTAGCAGCCGGTCAAAAGGTAGTGGTTGCACCAGTAGGTACTACCATTTATCATTATGTAGACCAAGTCCCTTTTCAAATTAAAAAACCTAAAATTAGGGGAGTGGTATCTGAAGGCATGATTTGTGCAGAAGATGAGATGGGAATCGGCCCAACACACGATGGCATTCTAGTACTGGAGACCACATTACCTGCCGGAACCCCTGCTAAGGACTACTTTAAAGATTTATTAGATGAAATTTTAGAAATTGAGATTACACCCAATAGAGCAGATGCCTGCTCACACCTAGGTATAGCTAGGGAGCTAAAAGCTATTTTACACCTGCCTATTACCCTGCCTTCTGTGGAAGCCTTTCATCCTGTACGATCTGATCTGCCCTTAAACATAGGCAACATAGATGCTACGCTATGTCCACGCTATACGGGGCTATTGCTTACAAACATCTCTATTCAACCCTCCCCCGCATGGCTCCGTACCAGGTTATCGAATATTGGCATCAAACCTATTAATAACGTAGTAGACGTAACCAACTGTGTATTGCATGAGTTGGGGCAACCCCTACATGCTTTTGATTATGATACCATTATTGGTTCTTCCCTTATGGTTCAGCTATGCAGACCAGCTACCCTATTTACAGGACTGGATGGCATAGAAAGAAAACTGACTGGCCATGAGCTCATGATTTGCGATGAAGCAGGCCCTATAGCGATGGCTGGCGTGCTAGGGGGATACCGCACCCGTATCACAGATGCCACACAACATATTTTCATAGAAAGCGCCTATTTTAATCCAGCCGTTATACGCCGTGCTGCACAACACCATAGCCTTAAAACAGATGCTTCTTTTCGATTTGAACGTGGCACCGATCCCAACCTCCCTCTCTATGCCTTAAAAAGAGCAGTATGCTTATTACAAGCATTGAGCCCAGCTGCAGCAGCATGCCCAATCATAGAATATTACCCCACTCCATTGGCACACTTTACCATTCCTATCACCTATGCAGCTATTAACCGATGCTTGGGAACCAAGCTTGACCCCACCCTTATTAAACAAATCATCCAAGATTTGGAAATAGACCTTGAAGCAGAAACCGACCAGGGTTTTACGGCCAAAGTACCACCTTACCGGGTAGATGTCACCAGAAAAGCGGATCTAATTGAAGAAATTGCACGCATATATGGCTACGACCGCATACCCAACCAACTATCGACTGCTTACCTCGCCCCTGAAAACAGCGTCGATACAGCCTATAAAATGGCAGAAGAAATCAGTAAAGTATTGGTAGCCAATGGTTATTATGAAATATGCACCAATTCTTTAACCAAAGAGGCTTATGGTACCATTGTACCTACTCCCAAAGCAATCTCTATTCTTAACCCACTGAGTAGTTCCACCCATATATTACGCCCTACATTGCTTTTTAGTGGACTAGAAGTCATCGCCTATAATCTGGCACGCCGTCAGTATGACTTAAAGCTATTTGAATTGGGTACCATCTATAGCCAAGACCATGCATCATACAACGAAGAAAAAAGACTATCCCTTTGGCTTACTGGTCAAATAGAGTCACCCAACTGGGTACGTCAACTAGGGGCTGTCACCTTACCAAATTTGAGAGCAACAATCGAGCAACTGGTAGAAAAGTTAGGCATTATAAACCTATCCTATAAAGCCATCACGCACCCATTCTATACACAAGGCATTCAAGGAGTATATAAAGAAAGAGTGGTCATGACATTTGGTCAGCTCCAGCCTTCTATTATAGATTATGTTTCCCAACCTGTTTTCTTTGCAGATATCCGCTGGAGTCATCTGTTACAGCTCAGTAGATCGAACAAGGTGTATACGCCTATTTCTAAATTTCCCGCTGTTACAAGAGATTTATCTTTAATAGTAGATCAAACGGTTCCATTTCAAAAGATAAAAGATCTCATTCTAAAACAGGGGCACAAAACCATTCAAAAGATCGATCTTTTCGATGTATACCCACATTTACCAGAGGATAAAAAATCTTATGCCATTCGTTTTACCCTACAGGATAGAGAAAAGACACTAGATGACAAAAGTATTGACCCAATCATGCATCAGCTGATTCAAACTTTTGAACGTGATTTAAATGGCATTATTAGAAGATAACCAACGCCTTATCATAGAGCGCTTTGAAAAAATGCTTATGGAGCTATTACAAGCCCATACTGACTACCAAAGACAAATCATTGCATTAACAGAAGAAAATAAAAGATTAAAGGCGCTATTAGAGGCATCAACAACAGACCTTAGTAGGTCCACTGCCCAAAACCATACAGTCCATTCATCTGACCCTCATTTAGTAGATCAAATTAATAAGTATATCCAGGAGATCGATCTCTGTTTAGCCTACTTTGAACAAGTATAAAAAAGATGGAAACACTCTCTATAAAAATTAAAATCAGTGACCGCATTTATCCGATGCAAGTGCAACCGGAGGACGAAACCTTTGTAAGAACGGCAAGTAAAATGTTAGCAGAACGGATTAGAGGGTATCAAAAAAAACTAGGTATACAAGATCAGCAAGATCTATTGGCTATGGTAGCATTTGATTGCCTGGTAGCCTATTTAAGGGTGCAAGAAGCAGAGAAAACCCAAACGAACGCGTTGATACAAAAGATAGCAAGTTGGAGCGATGATATAGCCAAAAGCGGTTCGGCTGTGTCCATTTAAGTATGTAAATAATGTGTGTGATTCGTATAGGTTGTTACGTGGCATCTGGCAGATAGAAAAACAGAAAGCGCCCCCTTCGGGGGCTTAAAAGGAAACTGTTTTTCCAAATCATCTGTATGATGCCACTTGCTACACCGCGGCCTTTTGATGGTAGATCTCCAATGCCTGTTTAGCTGCTTGTGACAAGGCTTCTGCTATTTCACTACCCAAATATTGCTTGGCCAGCACCACATCTACAATCAGGGTTTCATAAGCCATATATTTTACCTCCTCTAATAGGGTATACCCAAAGGCATGACGTAGGTCATACAACCGTTCGGCCAGTTTAATAAAAAGAACAGAAAGCTGTACGTGATCTTCTTTAATTGCTTCCTTTAATCGATTCTGAACATAAAGCAAAGAAGGATGATCTAAGGATTGGCGCTTATCTACCCCTACCACATTCAACACACAGGCATAGACCCCTAAATTATAATGTTCCTTAACATAAGAAAGCGGTAAACAAGTATGACGCACCAACTCATAAAGCAAAGCAGCATAAATTACCTTAGGTGAATGAAACGCCCATTCTATTACCAATTCGGCAATACCTATCACACGTATATAAAACAATTGGCCAGAGGCATGGCGCTTCAAGCCAAAGTGTTGCCTGAGTAATAAAAGCAGATTGGAAATCATACCTACATCAATAGGATCCACTTTACAAGAGGACCTACAGACATAATCATGGAACTGCATTAAGGCCATCATTGCATCTGCCTGTTCCTTAGGTGTAACAGGGGCTGCTGAAGTCAAGCAATCTATAGGTAGCCTAGCCATCATCTTATCACGAATTTCTGTGACATCAATAGGCAGTACCAGTAACATAGTGCATGGCTTACCATCAGCAGGATATTCTACATATCCATAGTGGGCATAAACTATACTGGCTATAGTCTCTTGCTGTAAATCGATAGATGGGCGCACTGCCTGCTTCCCTTCTGACCCCATAGTGCCTACTTGATCACTATACAAAGGCTTTACCTTCGGCAACGCCTCAGAAGAAATGGAAACATTACGTACTACCCACCCAATAGCCTGAAAAAGCATCCAATCAGGCACGCTACTATCTATAGCATCTGCGCGTTTAAATTGCAAAGCCGTGGCATGCAATTGAATGCTTACAATCGGTGAGATAGAGCCATCTAACCTACCACTCACCCGTAAAACTGCCTGTACCAATGAATAGACTACTTGATGGACATCACATACCATATGGGAAGCTAACACACCACTAGGATCGACCGTTTGTTCTACCAATAACCTAGGCGGATCAGCTACCTCCTGGGACAGGGTAGACTCTAGTTTGTTAATCAATTGGTCTAAACTAATCTTATCAGGCTGTAACAAGGCATGCGCTTTGGCTTGCTCCTTCTTACTGAAATAAGCCACCCAATCATAGAGCTTATTGATAATACTCTGGAAGTCTTGCTTACAAAGGGGCATATTGCTATCTAAAAAGGAGATAGCTTCCTCCATTTTATGGACTGCTTTTCCTAAAATAGATCCATATCTCCTAGATAGACCCAAACCAATAGGAGAGGCCATAGCTGCGTCATAAAGTGCTTCTTTGTGTTTTTGGGATGCACGCATTTGTGCGCTATCTTTTAAATAACCTACTTGGTCAAAGCAAGCGTTGATTTTACCTTTCAGGTAAATAAAAATACCCAAAATAAGTAACCCAAATCCCAAACAAAGCAGCAACAACAACGCTACACCTAAGGGCGATAGCATCAATAGGAATGGCTTGGTACAATATATAGCGCTACAATAGATTGTCATACACAACGTAACCATTACAAAGCTAACACCCAGATATAAAGGAAACACCAACAAGGTAACCGCCAAGTGGGCCAAAGACAAACCTACATTCAACAAAAGTGGGGTACCCTGCCACCAATGCCAAATTGCATTGATAGGCAAGCAAAAAGATAAGCCTATAACCCAGATCAAACCCAATAACCAACCGGGCATAGATTTTGGTATTGCTGGCAGAAATGTTTTATACCCTAAAAAGCAAGCGCCTACTAAAAGTTGTGCCATAAGCCAACCACCATGATCCATAATAGAGGCTATACAATAGACCAATAAATTAGTGAGGACTATATAAATCCCCGTATAGGTCAATGCAACATGGCTGGGTTGAAGCTTCGCCAAGGTAGCTTTGATATCTATCAAACCATTTTTAATGGCTTCTTTTTGCGCGCGCTGCTTACGCACATGTACTTGTTTCATTTGTATACATGTACGATCTGGGCCTATCCAACCTGTATTTTCCGGCTGCTTGAATAGATAGTGGGCCACCATCATGGCTAGACCATTGGCTACCATACAAATAAAAGAACCATTGATAGCCGTTTTGGGTTCAATCCACTGATTCCAAGCTAGAATAGATACGATGCCTGTACCCATACCAATCAAAGCGGTACGAGCAGTACCCCGAAAGCCCAACACAGCCAAGATAAAAGGAGCGGTTGCAATGGGAAGCGAAAAATCTAAACTTAATTTGAGCAAATTCAATAGATCATTGCAATAAAAAGTCAATACCATAGCCAATACACCTATGCCTATACTCGTCCACATGGCCAACCGGAGCTGGTGCGCATAAGGTGCTTTCTCTGGACCTCGTATACTCTGCAACATATCATGACTAATCATCACTGCACAAGCGTTTAGCTTAGAATCAGCTGTGGACATCGCCATAGCCAACAAACTGATACAAACCATGCCTTTAAAAACAGGAGGAACATGCGCCATGATATACCCCCAAATAGCCGTCACGGGTAAGTCTGGTGCAGCTACAAAAACAAATAGGCCAATGAGCATGATCAATAAGGTGATGACAAAGCTGAAAATTGTGGCATATAAAAACACCTTGCCAGCTTGCATCGTACTAGAAGACATATAGACGCGCTGTAGAGTTGGAGGCTCTATGTAACCCATTAAAAAACTTAACAAAAGCAAACACATCGCCACTAGATTCATATCAAAATGCAATACTGTACGCAATTGAAATTTTTCCTGGCTTTGTAAAAAAGGAATGATTTCTGTAACGGATTTACCGGTGCTTTTAAGCATAAACCATGCTAAAATAGGAATAATGATGGCAAAAGTGATAAATTGTAATACATCTGTAAAAGCAACTGCACGAATGCCTCCAAAACTAGAATAACCTATCAAGATTACAGTCACCACAACCGTAATCGCTTTGGGATGCACGGAATCTAAACAGAGACTAATGGCCAAGGACATGGCACTGATTTGCATCGCAATCGTAGCAATCGCATCGCAAATACCAGATAACGCTGTAATGATTCGGGCATATTTTCCATATACGCTACCCATCGTTTCTGGCATAGAAAGATGACCCATAAACCGACCCATGTATAAGGCCAACTTACTGATAATATAGAGATCAAACCCAGCCAAAAGATCCAAGATGATCCAATAAAGGCCAAGTTGATGCACCTGCTGTACATTGCGCATCAAACCTCCTTCTCCATAAGCAGTAGCCAATACAGTGGCCACCAAAGTAGCGGTAGCAAACTGCCTATTGCCTACAGCATATTGCTGAAGGGAAGTAATCTTTCGACTAAAATAAATACCAACCACTAAAGTCAATAATAGAAAAGAAACCACCATAAAAAGGGGTATATCTAAAAAAGATGCCATAGCTAAATACGTCAATTAATTACAAATTAGTACACTGAAATAAGTTATATACAAATTATAAGTACTAATTTGTACCCATGCAAAAATTTGTACATTTTTGATAAAAAATGAAATAAATAATTCTTTTATGTAATATTATATCTAACATATGGCATAAAAAATGTCTATTAATGGCCTAATAAAAGGATATTGATACAGGTTAATAAAAAAATACCGATTCGATTTTGTATGCAACATTACACAACCATTTCATTATGGCTTTTTATAAAAAGTTTCGATTCATGCTTAGTTTTTTTTAGCTTTGGATTCAAGTACCGAATAGGGATATAGATAAAATATTTTGGTTGGTTTGTAGGGCGTGTGGTTCACACGCAAAACAGATATAAGCCTTCCGTTGGGCACAGCAGATACGAACTTAAAGCAAAAGCGTAAATACAGATAGCGCATGTGGCCATTGGTAGGCCACGCGCAAGTAGACATAGCAGTAATGGAACTCAATCAATTTAAAATTAAGCATATAGGCTCTACCATGCTTACACCTAGTGTAGCACAGCTAACCTTTATACGTTCTGATCAACTGCCTTTTGGATTTATACCGGGCCAATTTATTACCTTTTTGTTGCCACATGCGTCTGGTAAAACCATACCGCGTAGCTATAGCCTAGCCAATAGTCCAGGGGATAAATTAGACATTGCCATTGCACCTGTTGCGGGTGGATTCGCTACGAGCATCCTTTTTAATTTAAAAATCGGGGATGAGTTGCACTGTGTGGGGCCTAAAGGTAGGCTCATCCTGCAAACAGTAGAAGGTCCCTCCCAGTATATATTGGTAGCGACTGGAACAGGTGTAGCCCCCTATCGTTCTATGTTGCCTGCCATTGCCCAACGACTAGAAGCAGATGCCAAGCTAAAGGTAACGTTACTATTGGGTGTACGTTATGCCAACGACCTACTCTATGCGGAAGATTTTATTGCTTTTGCGCAAAAATATGAAAGGTTTCATTTTCGTGGCTATCTGAGTAGAGCAGATGTATTGACCGCACCTTATCACTATGCTGGATATGTGCAATCGGCCTTTGAAGCGCTTAACTTAAACCCCATGACTGATTTGGTATACCTCTGCGGTAACCCATATATGATTGATGATAGCATTGAAAAATTGCAAACAATGGGGTTTAACCCACAACGCATCAAACGTGAAAAATATATCTCTCGTGGCGTGTAAAAAAATAGCATCTATTCCATCTGTAGGTTGAGGACCCCTAAAATTATAGTACCGTGTTGCGTTTTAGATTTTTAAAAGTTTCAGTAACGATCGATCTGAGTTATTGGATCTTTTTATTGTTGGTAATGGGTAGTATAGGCGGACGATATACTGAAAGCTTACTATGGTCTAGTATCTTTACTTTTAGTATACTTATACATGAATATGGCCATGCATTAACTGCTCTTTTTTTTGGTGCGACACCTACTGTTGTACTGCAAGCTTTGGGTGGAAGAACCATCTTTAATGAATCACAGCTAACGGACAAACAAAAATTTTTCATTACCCTTGCAGGACCGCTGTTTCAAGGATTACTGACATTAGTGGCTTATCTATTGCTGCAATGTAATATGGTAAGTGGCTACTTATTGAACTATTTGCTCTCCGTGACGATGTATATCAATAGTAGATGGTTGTTATTGAATTTAATACCTATTGCACCACTGGATGGTGGCTGGCTGGTGCGTTATATTCTAGAAAAAAAATTTGGTCATAAAGGGTATGTAGCTAGTCTGATCATCGGGCTGACCGCTGCTGCTATTGCGATTCCTTGCTTTTACCTTCAAGGATACCATTGGTTCTTTATCATGCAGCTCTTTATATGTGGATGGCATTACTGTAAACGCTTGGAACAAGAATGGTAACACGACAAAATCTGATCGTATGAAATGGAAATTTGGTTTGTTGGACAAAGAACAGCTAGCAGTGATGGGGCTGGTGCTGATGGCAATGGCTTGCAAAAGAAAGGCACCTAGATATGAGCCAAAGCTTCCTGGAGGTCAAGAAAATATATCCAACTCCATAATGGAAGCAAGTTGGACCCAGGGACCTCAAAGTAGACCCAAAGACGCGCAAGCAGTAGATGAGGATTGGTATACCAAATTGAAAATCACACCAGAGGGAAAAATGCTGTTAAAGCATAGTAGGGATCAGGACCTCAAGCCCTTATATATAGCGCCAGATGAAGATCCAGATGCACAAAATGACTGGCATACACGCATAGAAGCCAGCCTAACGACAGCAAACCATAAAGATAGCGGCCCATTGCGTAACCTGCCTGATGCATTACTGGTTAATTTTCCAAGAGCGCAAGGGGATGATCCTTGGGACAAACGTATATTAATGGACATAGCCTCTATAACCATTAGCGCCAACCCAGTAGCCCCCAACTCGGAAAGACATACTTTTGCTTTAACCGCATTTGTAGCGGAGATGCCAAAAAATCGCGGTAAAAGGCTTTTAATTGTTTACGTAAAAAAGGATCAGGAATGGTATTTTTATAAAAATAATGATCCGCAAGCCGAGGATGCTACTTGCAAGCAGGATAGCAATAAAAAGCATCTTTCTACTATAAACGCGATGCGTTTCGCATCAGAGGCAGGTATCCTCTTTTTGTACCAAAAAATTAGATAGTATCTGTTCACATTACTGGTTAATGATGAAGGTTATCCCGCTTTTTGCTTGATAAAAAGTGGACAAAAAACCATGGCACTGAGCACATACAATTAAAAGACTTTTGTCCAATTTTTTCAGGCCACTATAGATATATATTATTCGATATCAATGTTTTTTTTATGTTTTTTATATACGCTCATAAACTGTCGCATTCTTTTCTGTTGGCTATTGAGTCCTATCCACCCCGTATGAGATGGTTGTGGCAAGAGATAGTGCGCAGCCATCATAGCTAAGCCATTGGCCAATACACATAACACTTCAGTATATATGGTAGATATCCATATATACCAATACGATATAACAGTTAGTATACCTGTCGCCATACCGATTAAAGCCGTACGGGAAGTACCCCGAAACCCTAAAAGGGCTAAAATAAAAGGAGCAGCCACTACTACATGAAAAAATTGATAGAAATAGATAACAAATCTAGATACATCAAACAAATTGGTTTTGCAAATAGCTGATACAGCAGCTAGTAAACCAATCACTATTGCACTGCATTTAGCTGCTATAAGTTTACGGACATCGGAAAAGCACTTTATGCCGGGAATATGCTCTATAATATCATGCGCCATGGTGACAGCAGCAACATGCAAACAAGAGTCTATGGTAGACATACACATACCCAATATAGCAACAGTCATTAACCCCTTATAGAAAGGTGAGAGATGAGCCATAATATATAAGAATACTTCTTCATACGGCCAGCGTACGCCTTTAGATATGGGATGTATGGTAAAAATAAATAGACTCATTAAGATTATAATCAATATGATACATAAACTAACAAAGCTACTATACCTAAACACCCTTTGCACTTGAAACGGACTAGAAGCCATATAGGCTCTTTGCATGTATGGAGCAGGTATATAAGCACCAATTAGTAGACCAAAACTGACTATATCAATCATTAATCTTAATAACCGTTTGTTAAAATGCAACAAATTACTTAATTGGAATTTTTCGATCCGGTGTATAGAAGTGATAATTTCTACAATTGATAACTCTGTGCTCAAATACATCAGTTTGCACAATAGTATAATAATGGTCATAAAAGCTAGAAACTGGAATATATCAGTCATAGTAACTGCATAAATACCTCCTAAAGCAGCATAAGAAATAACAATTAAAATGATTATTACCATAATAATACGTGCGGGAACCACATCACTATACATATCAACAGAAAGGAAGATGATTTTAATTTGATTGGTTACCATACCAATGGCATACGCAATACTGGCTAACGCAACCATAACCCTTGGTATTTTTCCATATACACTACCAATTGTTTCTGCAATAGAAAGGTGTTGCAAAAATGGGCCCATACGCCATATTATTTGACTCATTAACCACCCTCCGAATGGAACCATAAGCCAAATAATCATAAGCTGCAGGCCATAATGACACATCTGAGGTATATACTGGACAAGGAATGCGCCATTCAAAAATGTAGCCAATAGGGTAACCACTAAAGCAGCTGTGCTAAAACGTTTATTGCCTACAGCATAGGCTTGAAAAGTAGTGTTTCGACGTATACTATAAAGCCCTATGATTAGGTTTAGTATCAAAAAGACCGCCACGATTAGAAGCGGTATATCGTATTGTAGCATAGCGTACAAAAAAGTTGTATCTATTCACGACATTGGTTCGTAATGTATTTTTACTTTTTTATTGATAAAAAAAGCTTTTTACATAGACTTTATATAGTAGTTAAATTTTATCTATTAGCCCCTTAAGCCTCTAAGCATTCTACCAAACGGATTCCTATTGTTCTTGCTGTGCGAACTAGACGTTCAACAGTTTATAACACTTTACATGACCATTCTGTAATGCCAAATAAGCAGGGGTCTTATTAAATCTGTTCCGCTGAGCTAAAGCCCCTGCTCGTATGAGCTCTTGCACCACTTTGATATGGCCATTTTGAGCAGCAAGGTGCAGCGGCGTATTTTTATAATGGTCTACTACATTGATTGGTGCTTTTGTGCCTAAAATAGCCCTTACACAGACTTCACAACCTTTT
The nucleotide sequence above comes from Cardinium endosymbiont of Sogatella furcifera. Encoded proteins:
- a CDS encoding sodium:solute symporter family protein, whose protein sequence is MLQYDIPLLIVAVFLILNLIIGLYSIRRNTTFQAYAVGNKRFSTAALVVTLLATFLNGAFLVQYIPQMCHYGLQLMIIWLMVPFGGWLMSQIIWRMGPFLQHLSIAETIGSVYGKIPRVMVALASIAYAIGMVTNQIKIIFLSVDMYSDVVPARIIMVIIILIVISYAALGGIYAVTMTDIFQFLAFMTIIILLCKLMYLSTELSIVEIITSIHRIEKFQLSNLLHFNKRLLRLMIDIVSFGLLIGAYIPAPYMQRAYMASSPFQVQRVFRYSSFVSLCIILIIILMSLFIFTIHPISKGVRWPYEEVFLYIMAHLSPFYKGLMTVAILGMCMSTIDSCLHVAAVTMAHDIIEHIPGIKCFSDVRKLIAAKCSAIVIGLLAAVSAICKTNLFDVSRFVIYFYQFFHVVVAAPFILALLGFRGTSRTALIGMATGILTVISYWYIWISTIYTEVLCVLANGLAMMAAHYLLPQPSHTGWIGLNSQQKRMRQFMSVYKKHKKNIDIE
- a CDS encoding metalloprotease; protein product: MLRFRFLKVSVTIDLSYWIFLLLVMGSIGGRYTESLLWSSIFTFSILIHEYGHALTALFFGATPTVVLQALGGRTIFNESQLTDKQKFFITLAGPLFQGLLTLVAYLLLQCNMVSGYLLNYLLSVTMYINSRWLLLNLIPIAPLDGGWLVRYILEKKFGHKGYVASLIIGLTAAAIAIPCFYLQGYHWFFIMQLFICGWHYCKRLEQEW